From Vanrija pseudolonga chromosome 1, complete sequence, a single genomic window includes:
- the nhp2 gene encoding H/ACA ribonucleoprotein complex subunit nhp2 encodes MAKDAELKEEKKKKRKSEVADVADDVEDDKAAKKAKKEKRKSLAADESGDKKGEFDVPPEAIAPIAVPLADKKLSKKLFKTVKRASKARQLKRGVKEVVKALRKGEKGLLLLASNITPIDVISHLPVLAEETKGIEYCWVLSKEELGAASGTKRATSCVLVCSAPAKKGKDAKAPSAEEIAEWKEGLDECLTEVKALETAPAY; translated from the exons atggccaaggacgccgagctcaaggaggagaagaagaagaagcgcaagtccgaggttgccgacgttgccgacgacgtcgaggacgacaaggccgccaagaaggccaagaaggagaagcgcaagtcgctcgctgccgacgagtcTGGTGACAAGAAG GGCGAGTTCGACGTTCCCCCCGAGGCCATCGCCCCCATCGCTGTCCCATTGGCCGACAAGAAGCTCTCCAAGAAGCTCTTCAAGACGGTCAAGCGGGCATCGAAGGCGCGCCAGCTCAAGCGCGGTGTCAAGGAGGTCGTCAAGGCCCTCcgcaagggcgagaagggcctcctcctcctcgcctccaaCATCACCCCCATCGACGTCATCTCGCACCtccccgtcctcgccgaggagaccAAGGGCATCGAGTACTGCTGGGTCCTGAGCAA ggaggagctcggcgccgcctcgggcaccaagcgcgcgacctcgtgtGTCCTCGTCTG CTCGGCACCAgccaagaagggcaaggacgccaaggcccCCTCGGCCGAGGAGATCGCTGAGTGGAAGGAGGGTCTCGACGAGTGCCTcaccgaggtcaaggcccTCGAGACCGCCCCCGCCTACTAG
- the ALY2 gene encoding Arrestin-related trafficking adapter 3, with translation MVKGATAPLQIRLTEPVIFLRGTSTGADFRGRPQAARDGQPAMIRGLLTLRLSKPTRIRNISISLEGKSRTEWPEGIGPRRTDTFEEHTVISETTTYFSATDQTKNKVTRRSRSADPALIAQFDMDSDEEDEKASDDGEGGYFDAPRGRTGRPVLPRSASALPSTHDAHAWHRDGFSRRASPEHSAAPSRQGSQLDLTHLRAAAAAIEPRGPSPAYTPAYTPPLSAVGSRPSSVRGLPAYGEQPPATPDLADTPITENVVWNPPSAATDGGILNRPEAANPPSPAIRWAPAPVPPESQDLELPDAAASHSLHTIDSISSNSEEGHGDLPSSDHHPVSTGHHALPTAPPSPIATPPENPLDAVGQLAPPPAQRRRSSGLSTGNGGSDEPSSAQASRPPSVPPSRPASILLGPGQPTSDLSTPSFHSPSFASGTSSPHASTHHDDHRGRKHHKFSLSAALRSLSHDMHIRSQPSSRASSRNRAETPRTPHFGEENIVSAPMSRSGSAQTGIHSRIAHDITPPGRDHRGGSSRPGSRTASPAGRDEHRGRSRSKMKMFHVGGHRDDSDDEEVHNWKEFRKGTYNYPISFSIPSNAPPSIHAEFGSVVYRLKATVVRVGALTSNLSEEMEVNMIAGPQEDDMEETDNVIVERQWEDQMRYQIALSGKAFPIGGTIPISIRLMPLAKCKIYRITVALEEKTDYFAANKKVARHETPRRFILFAAKNPDQKKERPEPLLPILSESTDAARESPLAEMARTAALNNPREFADFSNPEDDCYASLLDPMGPWHLEKDLQLPDCITRIKFTTKHDQTNISVGHWLKVTIRVERGDDLHVDSKGRRKQFDIIIETPIKILDCRVNTQFNSLPSYDRTFFEQGAVGRGCSMHAKLASAPLAPRAVPIGNDKTPRAPSSSLPQDLPSPNLAATSGHTPHGKHEDHEDTLLERNIVYDRLMSGQETEAGEEPPTYGQAVANAIRSARSASRAASRNPSRSASRAPSRNVSRVALHDEA, from the exons ATGGTCAAGGGCGCGACTGCCCCGCTGCAGATCCGTCTGACGGAGCCTGTCATCTTCCTGCGTGGCACAtccaccggcgccgacttCCGCGGTCGGCCGCAAGCCGCACGCGATGGCCAGCCGGCTATGATCCGTGGTCTTCTGACACTTCGCCTCTCCAAGCCGACTCGTATCCGCAACATCTCTATCAGCCTGGAGGGCAAGAGCCGCACCGAGTGGCCGGAAG GCATCGGACCTCGCCGCACGGACACGTTCGAGGAGCACACTGTTATCTCCGAGACTACCACGTACTTCTCAGCTACCGATCAGACCAAGAACAAGGTcactcggcgctcgaggtcggccgaCCCGGCGCTGATCGCCCAGTTCGACAtggactcggacgaggaggacgagaaggcTAGTGATGACGGCGAAGGCGGCTATTTTgatgcgccgcgcggccgcaCAGGTCGCCCCGTCCTtccgaggagcgcgagcgcattGCCCAGCACCCATGACGCCCATGCCTGGCACCGTGATGGATTCTCGAGGCGTGCCAGCCCCGAGCACAGTGCCGCACCGTCGCGCCAGGGCAGTCAGCTCGACCTGACACATCtgcgcgcggctgccgccgccattgAACCCCGCGGCCCATCTCCGGCTTACACACCTGCGTACACCCCTCCCCTGTCGGCGGTGGGATCGCGCCCGTCGTCAGTTCGAGGCCTGCCGGCCTACGGCGAACAGCCCCCTGCCACCCCCGACCTCGCGGACACGCCGATCACTGAGAACGTTGTGTGGAACCCTCCGTCCGCTGCCACAGACGGCGGAATCCTCAACCGGCCCGAGGCGGCAAACCCCCCATCGCCCGCAATCCGCTGGGCACCCGCCCCAGTGCCTCCCGAGTCGCAAGACCTCGAGCTCCCggatgccgccgcctcgcacTCGCTGCACACCATCGACTCCATCTCATCAAACTCGGAAGAGGGCCATGGGGACCTGCCGTCGTCCGACCACCACCCGGTGTCAACAGGGCATCACGCCCTGCCGACGGCTCCTCCAAGCCCTATCGCGACGCCCCCAGAAAACCCGTTGGACGCCGTGGGCCAGTTGGCGCCTCCTCCCGCGCAGCGTCGCAGGAGCAGTGGCCTGAGCACAGGCAACGGCGGCTCTGATGAGCCCTCTAGTGCTCAAGCTTCCCGCCCGCCATCAGTCCCGCCTTCGAGACCGGCCTCCATCTTGTTGGGCCCCGGCCAGCCAACATCAGACCTGTCGACGCCTTCGTTCCACAGCCCGTCATTCGCCAGTGGTACATCGTCGCCTCATGCGTCGACtcaccacgacgaccaccgcgGGCGCAAGCACCACAAGTTCAGCCTCTCGGCAGCCCTGCGCAGTCTGAGCCATGACATGCATATTCGCAGCCAGCCATCAAGTCGGGCCAGCAGCCGAAACCGGGCCGAGACGCCTCGCACGCCGCACTTTGGCGAGGAGAACATCGTGTCTGCACCAATGTCTCGCAGCGGCAGTGCGCAGACTGGAATCCACTCGCGTATCGCCCACGACATCACGCCCCCCGGCCGCGACCACCGCGGTGGCTCGAGCCGCCCTGGAAGCCGAACTGCAAGCCCTgctggccgcgacgagcaccgTGGCCGCAGTCGCAGCAAGATGAAGATGTTCCACGTTGGAGGCCACCGCGATGAcagcgacgatgaggaggtaCACAACTGGAAGGAGTTCCGCAAGG GCACCTACAACTACCCAATATCATTCTCGATCCCTTCAAACGCTCCGCCATCGATCCACGCCGAGTTTGGCAGCGTTGTGTACCGCCTAAAGGCCAcggtcgtccgagtcggtgCCCTCACTTCGAACCTCtccgaggagatggaggtgAACATGATCGCTGGCCCTCAGGAGGATGACATGGAGGAGACGGACAATGTCATTGTCGAGCGTCAGTGGGAGGACCAGATGAGGTACCAGATTGCGCTCAGTGGCAAGGCATTCCCCATCGGCGGTACCATCCCCATCAGCATTCGGTTAATGCCTCTGGCCAAGTGCAAAATCTACCGCATCACAGTGGCGCTGGAAGAGAAGACCGACTACTTTGCGGCGAACAAGAAGGTCGCACGTCACGAAACACCACGCAGGTTTATTCTGTTCGCCGCCAAGAACCCGGACCAGAAGAAGGAACGGCCAGAACCCCTCCTCCCTATCTTGTCCGAGTCGACCGATGCAGCCCGCGAGTCGCCATTGGCTGAAATGGCACGCACCGCGGCGTTGAACAATCCACGCGAGTTTGCCGACTTCTCGAACCCCGAGGACGACTGTTATGCTTCGCTGCTGGATCCCATGGGTCCGTGGCACCTGGAGAAGGACCTCCAGCTGCCCGACTGCATCACGCGGATCAAGTTTACGACCAAGCATGACCAGACGAACATCTCGGTCGGCCACTGGCTCAAGGTCACGATCCgtgttgagcgcggcgacgacttgcATGTTGATTCCAAGGGCCGGCGCAAGCAGTTTGACATTATCAT TGAAACCCCAATCAAGATTCTCGACTGCCGCGTCAACACGCAGTTCAACTCGCTGCCTTCGTACGACCGCACGTTCTTCGAGCAGGGAGCCGTTGGCCGCGGATGCTCCATGCACGCCAAGCTCGCGTCGGCAcctctggcgccgagggctgTGCCGATCGGCAACGACAAGACTCCTCGTGCCCCATCATCCTCGCTGCCCCAGGACCTTCCATcgcccaacctcgccgcgacgtcgggcCACACACCGCACGGCAAGCACGAGGACCATGAAGACACGCTGCTTGAGCGCAACATTGTGTACGACCGCCTGATGAGCGGGCAGGAaaccgaggccggcgaggagccgCCAACGTACGGACAGGCGGTCGCCAATGCGATCCGCAGcgcccgctcggcgagccgcgccgcgagccgaAACCCCAGCCGCTCGGCCAGTCGCGCTCCCAGCCGCAATGTCAGCCGTGTggcgctgcacgacgaggCGTGA
- the FIG4 gene encoding Polyphosphoinositide phosphatase, giving the protein MSRRSMDDTDDPSGLSQYTLYETKSRYYITSSAGSAHRVLKIDRTDPDVLNVVEDATHYDTQQLDLLLRMVEDGNKSQGGLAKLLDFYGIVGFARFTSTWYLVVITQRSVVGLIGGHYTPSDLPKGSQYGPRGQSIFDQVDLSKNFYFSYSYDITNTLQVNLTTHPDEKLWNSRFMWNYHLLTPAFDLEDPKNRSQWVLPLIHGSFDQTKINVFSRTVYLTLIARRSRHHAGVRFLTRGADENGDVANEVETEQIVSEPLATAFGYPTNPEATADYSGYTSFVQIRGSIPVMWHQTSDIKTPKPPIEITIKDPFYTPAAKHFDDLLGRYGAPIFILNLVKSKETVPRESKLLAEYGECVEYLNQFLPEGKRMRYIAWDMAQAAKSRHQDVMGILEDVCEESLQHTHFFHGGAARNEPNSGQHRETPLLQCGVLRVNCVDCLDRTNAAQFAIAKRAFGHQLYALGLLSTPNLPFACDAVEVLTEMYHDHGDFLAYQYTGSAVVNRDTYRPTKATQWTSHSRDLAQNIRRYFNNSILDADKQAAINLFLGVDTNAPIVPRGPRPNYRTWFTRSHLDPPRLGALGDEDPPKPLFTDYYKPETLTQMDKLYAYEMTSTLKFTTTRTKNGVLSPFETLSALGAGPASPTSRTPETRRTARRFAHTGSPTKHGETPPSPTEVEAELPSAVQSLVNTLLDPPDLEQRIRDYDYYMHYHTIDLLSDSSTAEPQDLQRYVRAAQLAAGQEVTEPSAETPGTLSAAAALQEGTERYEQYEPPKASVTYYENWLHT; this is encoded by the exons ATGTCGCGACGAAGCATGGACGACACCGATGACCCTTCAGGACTGTCGCAGTACACACTGTACGAGACAAAATC GCGCTACTACatcacctcgtcggcaggTAGCGCACACCGTGTGCTCAAGATCGATCGCACAGATCCTGATGTGTTGAACGTGGTGGAAGACGCGACCCATTATGATACCCAGCAGCTCGACTTACTGCTCCGCATGGTGGAGGACGGCAACAAGAGCCAGGGCGGACTGGCCAAGCTGCTCGACTTCTACGGCATTGTGGGCTTTGCGAGATTTACGAGTACTTGGTACCTCGTCGTGATCACACAGCGTTCGGTGGTGGGACTCATTGGCGGACACTACA CTCCTTCCGATCTCCCCAAAGGCAGCCAATACGGCCCAAGAGGCCAA AGCATCTTCGATCAGGTCGACTTGTCCAAGAACTTTTACTTTTC GTACTCTTATGACATCACGAACACCCTCCAGGTCAACCTCACCACGCACCCAGACGAGAAGTTGTGGAACTCGCGCTTCATGTGGAACTACCACCTGCTCACGCCTGCGTTCGACCTGGAGGATCCGAAGAATCGAAGCCAATGGGTTTTGCCGCTCATTCACGGATCGTTTGACCAGACAA AAATCAACGTCTTCTCGCGTACAGTTTATCTCACGCTCATCGCTCGCCGATCGCGCCACCATGCCGGTGTGCGTTTCTTGACTCGAGGAGCTGATGAGAAT GGCGACGTTGCCAACGAGGTAGAGACTGAGCAGATAGTGTCGGAACCCCTGGCTACAGCTTTTGGATATCCTACAAACCCAGAAGCTACCGCAGACTACAGCGGCTACACCAGCTTTGTCCAGATCAGAGGCAGTATTCCAGTCATGTGGCACCAGACGTCAGACATCAAGACGCCGAAACCGCCGATCGAGA TTACTATCAAAGACCCATTCTATACACCTGCGGCCAAGCACTTTGACGATTTGCTGGGGCGATACGGAGCACCTATCTTCATCCTCAACTTGGTCAAGAGCAAGGAAACGGTACCTCGAGAGTCCAAGCTGCTCGCAGAGTACGGCGAATGTGTCGAGTACCTCAACCAGTTCCTCCCCGAAGGCAAGCGGATGCGCTACATTGCCTGGGATATGGCTCAGGCGGCCAAGAG TCGACACCAGGACGTGATGGGCATCTTAGAGGACGTCTGCGAGGAAAGCCTCCAGCATACCCACTTCTTCCATGGTGGAGCTGCTCGAAACGAGCCAAA CTCTGGGCAGCATCGAGAGACGCCGCTCCTGCAGTGTGGTGTTCTGCGAGTGAATTGCGTCGACTGCCTCGATCGTACGAACGCGGCGCAGTTCGCCATCGCCAAGCGAGCTTTCGGTCACCAGCTCTACGCCTTGGGACTTCTCAGCACCCCGAATCTTCCTTTCGCATGCGATGCGGTCGAGGTGTTGACAGAG ATGTATCACGACCACGGCGATTTCCTAGCCTATCAATACACTGGCAGTGCTGTTGTCAACCGCGACACCTACCGCCCAACCAAGGCGACTCAGTGGACGAGCCACTCGCGTGATCTTGCCC AAAACATTCGCCGATACTTCAACAACTCCATCCTTGACGCTGATAAGCAAGCTGCTATCAACCTCTTCCTCGGAGTGGATACCAATGCGCCAATCGTGCCCCGCGGCCCTCGACCAAACTACCGAACGTGGTTCACGCGGTCACATCTTGATCCTCCTCGACTTGGGGCGCTGGGCGATGAGGACCCTCCAAAGCCCCTGTTCACCGACTACTACAAGCCCGAAACGCTCACGCAAATGGACAAGCTTTATGCTTA TGAAATGACCTCCACGCTCAAGTTCACCACGACCCGGACGAAGAACGGCGTGTTGAGCCCTTTCGAGACTCTTTCGGCCCTCGGAGCCGGCCCAGCCTCACCGACATCGAGGACGCCCGAAACGCGACGCACGGCAAGGAGGTTTGCTCACACCGGGTCGCCGACCAAGCATGGCGAGACACCGCCATCTCCGACAGAGGTCGAGGCTGAACTTCCGAGCGCCGTTCAGTCGCTGGTGAACACGCTCCTCGACCCTCCAGACCTCGAGCAGCGAATCAGAGATTACGACTACTACATGCACTACCACACCATCGACCTGCTTTCCGACAGTTCCACAGCCGAGCCCCAGGATCTGCAGCGCTACGTTCGTGCCGCCCAACTGGCAGCCGGTCAAGAGGTGACTGAGCCGAGCGCTGAGACTCCTGGAACCTTGTCCGCTGCAGCGGCTCTGCAAGAGGGCACCGAGCGCTACGAGCAGTACGAGCCTCCGAAGGCCAGCGTCACATACTATGAGAATTGGCTGCACACATAG
- the pchA gene encoding 4-hydroxybenzaldehyde dehydrogenase (NADP(+)) encodes MVNVNIQTTISPYTQEPIATRPLLSKAELDNAIAEAVKAQKSWRKVALDKRIAIAEKWLTEFESLTDLLAEDIAIQMGRPVGSSRGEINGTLYRARHLIKIARESLAPIPQTATDDEANKREIVKQPLGVVAIITPWNFPHLCTVNSVIPALLAGNAVIIKPAPQTPVPAERWLQTLTAAGLPTNVLQVVHLAQEDTLNLLVADPRIDFVTFTGSVVGGRAVQEAAAKGPLFKGVGLELGGKDPAYVRADADLDYTVANLVDGAIFNSGQSCCAVERIYVHSSIFDEFVKRYAETAKKDYVLGDPLKPETTLGPVVSLASATRIRKQIADAIAKGATAVVSEADFPGAKEGTTLVGPTVLVNVDHSMDIMTEETFGPVIGIQKVENDEEALQLMNDSEYGLTASVWTLPTEANLAIFDQFVEDLESGTVYLNRADALDPALPWTGVKNSGRGISLSTLGYDQLTRAKSVMKRVKLN; translated from the exons ATGGTCAACGTCAACATCCAGACTACCATCTCGCCTTACACGCAGGAGCCGATCGCCACGCGCCCGCTCCtctccaaggccgagctcgacaatgccatcgccgaggccgtcaaggcccAGAAGTCGTGGCGCaaggtcgcgctcgacaagcgcATTGCCATTGCCGAGAAGTGGCTG ACTGAGTTCGAGTCGCTcaccgacctcctcgccgaggacattgCCATCCAGATGGGCCGCCCcgtcggctcgtcgcgcggcgagatCAACGGCACCCTCtaccgcgcgcgccacctTATCAAGATTGCCCGCGAGTCGCTTGCCCCCATCCCCCAGACTGCtaccgacgacgaggccaacAAGCGCGAGATTGTCAAGCAGCCCCTCGGTGTCGTTGC CATCATCACCCCCTGGAACTTCCCCCACCTCTGCACCGTCAACTCGGTCATccctgccctcctcgccggtaACGCCGTGATCATCAAGCCTGCCCCGCAGACCCCtgtgcccgccgagcgctggCTCCAGaccctcaccgccgccggcctcccCACCAACGTTCTCCAggtcgtccacctcgcgcaGGAGGACACTCTCAACCTCCTCGTTGCCGACCCCCGCATCGACTTTGTCACCTTCACCGGTTCGGTCGTTGGTGGCCGCGCGGTGCAGGAGGCGGCCGCGAAGGGTCCCCTCTTCAAGGGCGtgggcctcgagctcggcggaaAGGACCCTGCATacgtccgcgccgacgccgacctcgactacaccgtcgccaacctcgtcgacggcgccatCTTCAACTCGGGCCAGTCGTGCTGTGCCGTTGAGCGCATCTACGTCCACTCGTCCATCTTTGACGAGTTTGTCAAGCGCTACGCCGAGACCGCCAAGAAGGACTACGTCCTCGGTGACCCCCTCAAGCCCGAGACCACCCTCGGCCCCGTcgtctcgctcgcgtcggctACCCGTATCCGCAAGCagatcgccgacgccatcgccaagGGCGCTACCGCTGTCGTCTCCGAGGCCGACTTCCCcggcgccaaggagggcACCACTCTTGTTGGCCCCACTGTCCTGGTCAACGTCGACCACT cCATGGACATCATGACCGAGGAGACCTTCGGCCCCGTTATCGGCATCCAGAAGGTCgagaacgacgaggaggcgctccAGCTCATGAACGACTCGGAGTACGGCCTCACTGCCTCGGTCTGGACCCTGCCCACCgaggccaacctcgccaTCTTCGACCAGTttgtcgaggacctcgagtcGGGCACCGTTTACCTCAACCgtgccgacgccctcgacccCGCTCTCCCCTGGACCGGTGTCAAGAACTCGGGCCGCGGCATCTCGCTCTCGACCCTCGGCTACGACCAGCTCACCCGCGCAAAGTCGGTCATGAAGCGCGTCAAGCTCAACTAG
- the Tubgcp4 gene encoding Gamma-tubulin complex component 4: MLAELLLVLGGHTSALFTPSGVSPSLAAYLHPGEVAALNTLVTLAGQYRSVRSWAEGTQAAARAGVLAASKSRKGKQREETPPPDTAPGQYTAVLAGAIRAVLREYDELVVHTEAAVLASDPGYVQRGEGASTFVPLSLLVATFDAWQAPMAALAALVARAPQYSPGELMQHLSDCGSTGHPELRRVFGALLDAVWAHFKAGLVVFLLDGIAADTSTPSAPAIGLDAGADPPHRLYKLDLALVPASVGAPTRESILYVGRVAATLKREGRALPRSLVEKARKDVLASSFDALDAAVQRTRAEVGEWLWTHILTGPQVAEALESFGNYFLTRDADFSLNVIREIARLRRDRLLLANPLSSSSVIRAYDLDLALLRASVGTDAEADRALEALSWSMPAGHLRPNSKPTPDDGSVRGLFAPALLGTPLALTATVAWPLDLFMTPPAVAAYSDIHAYLYAIRDAHARVLDCWSALSGAQRRRRVWTGADEGGLGDERAARTALARTAWATVRAMLFFLDQLLGHFMTDIVGTQHRRLLEQLANASPDARAATPQRPSSAAARPGSVTPFSRPRSASPARGAQYLDFLTLRQMHARHLAFLREGLLIAERDSAVLVRDILDTCKRFAGLVERWGGDVLPELLQEGDTQGGLLAERTRAVDEISDTLHDLIGDFFRMLLESQAPVAANNAATDEAASSTTRASLSRATLSRTRVTQIMHASRTGIGATEVDDAVMARHIEQLLLRLDFNGVLTLWQEGRAGRDVLPPRPL, encoded by the exons ATGCTCGCCGAACTCCTCCTAGTCCTAGGAGGACACACGTCGGCGCTCTTCACCCCGAGCGGCGTGTCGCCTTCGCTGGCCGCCTACCTGCACCCaggcgaggtcgcggcgctcaacacGCTCGTGACGCTGGCGGGGCAGTACCGTTCGGTGCGCTCCTGGGCCGAAGGGACACAGGCGGCCGCGCGTGCTGGCGTCCTGGCGGCAAGCAAGAgccgcaagggcaagcagcGTGAGGAGACGCCCCCGCCCGATACCGCGCCGGGGCAGTACACTGCCGTTTTGGCCGGCGCGATCCGCGCCGTGCTCcgcgagtacgacgagctggtcgtacacaccgaggcggcggtgctcgCCTCCGATCCCGGCTACGTCCAGCGCGGGGAGGGCGCGAGTACCTTCGTACCCCtgtcgctgctcgtcgcgacgTTCGACGCGTGGCAGGCGCCCatggccgcgctggccgcgctcgtcgcccgcgcgccgcagtaCTCGCCCGGCGAGCTGATGCAGCACCTGTCCGACTGCGGCTCGACGGGGCACCCGGAGCTGCGGCGCGTGTTCGGCGCGCTGCTTGATGCCGTGTGGGCGCACTTCAAGGCCGGGCTGGTCGTGTTCCTCCTGGACGGCATCGCGGCGGATACGTctacgccgtcggcgccggccatCGGGCTGGACGCAGGCGCCGACCCCCCGCACCGGCTGTACAAGCTCGACCTGGCGCTCGTGCCCGCGTCCGttggcgcgccgacgcgcgagAGCATCCTCTATGTCGGGAGAGTCGCCGCGACGCTCAAGCGCGAGGGGCGGGCGCTGCCCCGCAGCCTTGTTGAGAAGGCGCGGAAAGATgtcctcgcctcgtcgtttgacgcgctcgacgccgcagtccagcgcacgcgcgccgaggtcggcgagtgGCTCTGGACGCATATTCTTACCGGGCCGCAGGTGGCTGAGGCGCTCGAGTCCTT CGGCAACTACTTCctgacgcgcgacgcggacTTCTCGCTCAACGTCATCCGTGAGATTGCGCGActgcgccgcgaccgcctgctgctcgccaacccgctctcctcgtcgtccgtgaTCCGCGcgtacgacctcgacctcgcgctgctccgcGCAAGCGTaggcaccgacgccgaggcggaccgCGCGCTCGAAGCGCTGTCGTGGTCGATGCCGGCGGGACACCTGCGGCCGAACTCCAAACCCACGCCAGACGACGGGAGCGTGCGCGGCCTgttcgcgccggcgctgctaggcaccccgctcgcgctgacAGCGACGGTCGCGTGGCCGCTCGACCTGTTCAtgaccccgcccgccgtggcAGCGTACTCGGATATCCACGCGTACCTGTACGCGAtccgcgacgcgcacgcgcgcgtgctcgactgCTGGAGCGCGCTGAGCGGCGCACagagacggcggcgggtgtggaccggcgccgacgagggcggcctcggcgacgagcgggccgcgcgcaccgcgctcgcgcggacAGCCTGGGCGACCGTCCGCGCGATgctcttcttcctcgaccAGCTGCTGGGCCACTTCATGACGGATATCGTGGGGAcgcagcaccgccgcctgctcgagcagctggcaAATGCGTCccccgacgcgcgcgcagccacgccgcagcggcccagctcggccgcggcgcgcccggGCTCCGTGACGCCGTTCTCGAGGCCGCGGTCCGCGAGCCCCGCCCGCGGGGCGCAGTACCTCGACTTTTTGACCCTGCGGCAGATGCACGCGCGCCACCTCGCGTTCCTCCGCGAAGGGCTGctcatcgccgagcgcgactcggccgtgctcgtccgCGACATCCTCGACACGTGCAAGCGTTTCGCGGGGCTCGTGGAGCgctggggcggcgacgtgctgcCCGAGCTGCTGCAAGAGGGCGATACGCAGGGCGGGCTGCTGGCCGAGCGGACGCGGGCAGTCGACGAGATCAGCGAC ACACTGCACGACCTCATCGGCGACTTCTTCCGCATGCTCCTCGAGTCGCAGGCGCCCGTGGCTGCCAACAACGCTGCcacggacgaggcggcctcgtccaccACACGCGCGTCTCTGTCCCGCGCGACGCTCTCGCGCACCCGCGTCACGCAGATCATGCACGCGTCGCGTACAGGTATCGGCGCGACAGAGGTCGATGACGCAGTCATGGCCCGGCATATtgagcagctcctcctccgcctcgacttTAATGGCGTGCTCACGCTCTGGCAGGAGGGCAGGGCAGGCAGAGACGTGCTCCCTCCCAGGCCATTATAA